In Pedobacter sp. MC2016-14, the following proteins share a genomic window:
- a CDS encoding RagB/SusD family nutrient uptake outer membrane protein has product MKTFYNIVLILTLAGLTSCKKWLDVKPKTEIESTSNFSNEQGFKDALTGVYVNMTSPGSYGKELSFGFIEVLGKNYTQFTNAHGYFEDSKYNYLFSTTKSRIDGLWSTGYSTIANINNLIENIDKADRSLFTETNYNVIRGEAYGLRAFNHFDLLRLFAPAPSASPAATTLAIPYRTRLSGEVVAQPTVAEFINKILADLQIAADALKPADPIVKGSTIVVPASGYLRDRPFKFNYYAVKALMARVYLYNGDKINALACAKEVFESGKFRAPYSYEITQTTQSDKIMSSEIIFNLNMNNLADLNTQNFPSTTGALSTGMSLSTGEWATVYETGSGGATDYRYVYQTAVSPSGIRTTIKFRPAENTSTLAANRLPLMRFTEMYYIAAECLKTTEPLTAIAYLNTVRRSMAINNDLATTLTESQIQDEIFKEYRKDFMAEGQLFFYYKRLNLSRIEFTQVPGSETVYVLPKPDNEIIYGSIN; this is encoded by the coding sequence ATGAAGACGTTTTATAACATAGTATTAATTCTTACCCTTGCAGGGTTAACTTCCTGTAAAAAATGGCTAGATGTTAAGCCTAAGACAGAAATAGAATCCACATCAAACTTTTCAAATGAACAAGGATTTAAAGATGCGCTGACGGGTGTATACGTGAACATGACTTCGCCAGGGAGTTACGGCAAAGAGCTAAGTTTTGGATTTATTGAGGTACTTGGTAAAAACTATACCCAATTCACAAATGCTCATGGTTACTTTGAGGATTCTAAATATAATTATTTGTTTTCTACAACGAAGAGCCGTATAGATGGTCTTTGGTCTACAGGATATAGTACCATAGCCAATATCAATAATCTTATTGAAAATATCGATAAAGCAGACCGATCATTATTTACTGAAACAAATTATAATGTGATCAGGGGAGAGGCTTATGGCCTTCGTGCTTTTAATCATTTTGATTTGCTGCGCTTATTTGCTCCGGCACCATCTGCCAGTCCTGCGGCAACAACCTTAGCCATACCGTACCGTACACGGTTATCAGGAGAGGTAGTTGCGCAACCTACAGTTGCAGAGTTTATCAATAAAATACTTGCAGACCTTCAGATCGCAGCTGATGCGTTAAAACCTGCCGATCCAATTGTGAAAGGAAGTACGATCGTTGTCCCAGCAAGTGGCTATTTACGTGATCGGCCTTTTAAATTCAATTATTATGCAGTAAAAGCACTAATGGCGCGGGTATACTTGTACAATGGAGATAAGATAAATGCATTGGCCTGTGCTAAGGAAGTTTTTGAGTCTGGTAAATTTCGAGCCCCATATTCGTATGAAATAACACAGACTACACAGAGTGACAAAATAATGAGTTCAGAAATCATATTCAATCTGAATATGAATAATTTAGCTGATCTTAATACGCAAAATTTTCCATCAACTACAGGTGCCCTGAGCACAGGGATGTCACTTTCAACTGGGGAGTGGGCAACGGTGTACGAGACGGGCAGTGGGGGAGCCACCGACTATCGTTATGTATACCAAACAGCAGTATCGCCTTCTGGGATTCGGACTACTATTAAATTTCGTCCCGCTGAAAATACATCCACTCTTGCTGCCAATAGATTACCACTAATGCGTTTTACGGAGATGTATTATATCGCTGCAGAATGTTTGAAGACTACGGAGCCTTTAACAGCCATTGCATATTTAAATACTGTACGTAGAAGTATGGCTATTAATAATGATTTAGCTACTACGCTAACGGAAAGTCAAATTCAGGATGAGATATTTAAAGAATATCGTAAAGATTTCATGGCCGAAGGGCAATTGTTTTTTTATTACAAACGTCTAAATCTATCACGGATAGAATTTACCCAAGTACCAGGTAGCGAGACGGTGTACGTTTTGCCTAAGCCAGACAATGAAATCATATACGGCAGTATCAACTAA
- a CDS encoding TlpA disulfide reductase family protein has product MYIKKITTTLALFLGVSVTLYAQNPEKSAKEKAFLTAYHERDSIKVIELGEAFLKDYPESKADFKADKAAGISYSKIYMNLITRAKVGVDTKIKHYYDQLNYFTTVELYYRQVYLFHLHKLKPAEVLLPRSEVLLKKLNYFRAHKPVEMTDIPEDQWLKTSESNYFGDLLTHISLLRVTGHTQEALTIADEALSHYGYTIASLNEDVVLLLKTAGLEEKLKKALENSVHANQATVPMLDMLREIYLASNKDSNDFEAYVESLKSQEGKEDQAKEIAASMIKKKIPTFALSDSKGQLIDTKNLKGKIVILDFFASWCVPCKAAFPGMKMAMEKLADQKDVVFYYIDNQEHGGDYKTTVMKYMKDNNFPFNVLFDNIGTKGMNNEVVNLLGITAIPRKMILDKNGYVRFDTDSYWGSPSKLADEIKIVVDLIKKEG; this is encoded by the coding sequence ATGTATATTAAAAAAATCACAACAACACTGGCCCTTTTTTTAGGGGTCAGTGTCACCCTCTACGCCCAAAATCCAGAAAAAAGTGCCAAAGAGAAAGCTTTTCTGACCGCTTATCATGAAAGGGATTCCATAAAAGTCATCGAACTTGGTGAAGCCTTTTTAAAGGATTACCCAGAAAGTAAGGCCGATTTCAAAGCAGACAAAGCAGCTGGCATAAGCTATTCAAAGATATATATGAATCTGATTACAAGAGCTAAAGTTGGGGTGGACACCAAAATAAAGCATTATTATGATCAGCTTAATTACTTCACAACAGTAGAATTATATTATCGTCAGGTTTACCTTTTTCATCTCCACAAGCTTAAGCCTGCCGAGGTATTGTTGCCTCGTTCTGAAGTTCTGCTAAAAAAACTAAATTACTTTAGAGCGCATAAGCCAGTCGAAATGACAGATATTCCTGAAGATCAATGGTTAAAAACGAGTGAAAGTAATTATTTTGGCGATTTGCTTACGCATATAAGTCTACTAAGGGTAACAGGGCATACTCAGGAAGCATTGACTATTGCCGACGAAGCACTAAGTCACTACGGTTATACCATAGCTTCATTAAATGAAGATGTGGTCCTGCTTTTAAAAACAGCTGGCTTAGAGGAAAAATTGAAAAAAGCGCTGGAAAATTCTGTGCATGCTAATCAGGCAACGGTGCCAATGTTAGATATGCTTAGAGAAATCTATTTAGCTTCCAATAAAGATTCAAATGATTTCGAAGCCTATGTAGAATCTTTAAAAAGTCAGGAAGGTAAGGAAGATCAAGCTAAAGAAATTGCAGCTTCAATGATCAAAAAGAAGATTCCCACATTTGCGCTTAGTGATAGTAAAGGTCAACTTATTGATACAAAAAACTTAAAAGGAAAAATAGTAATACTGGACTTTTTTGCTTCGTGGTGCGTTCCATGCAAGGCGGCCTTTCCTGGAATGAAGATGGCAATGGAAAAACTTGCTGATCAGAAAGATGTAGTATTTTATTACATAGACAATCAGGAACATGGTGGAGATTATAAAACAACAGTTATGAAATATATGAAGGATAATAACTTTCCTTTCAATGTACTGTTTGATAACATCGGTACAAAAGGCATGAATAATGAAGTTGTAAATCTTTTGGGCATAACAGCCATCCCACGTAAAATGATACTTGACAAAAACGGATATGTTCGTTTTGATACGGATTCTTATTGGGGAAGTCCTTCTAAACTTGCAGATGAAATTAAAATTGTTGTGGATTTAATCAAGAAAGAAGGTTAA
- a CDS encoding DUF4843 domain-containing protein, whose protein sequence is MKIYNILTVALFGITLVMGSCKKEIIAYVDDPRLYFYEEEATAAKSIITSRSFSFAGQPGTVTQQIIPVQVKIMGENSNKDRSFSAEAVPGLTNATQGTDYRILGGTIAANKNTGTLNVIVYRIPGLDKITKTLVLKISNSGDFKPATLENSIFTINWNEALIKPANWDTFPGLASYFGVYSMVKWKFIIETLGITSFPLVAPVPGASFYSNAAMLDFKAQLKAALIIRNLSPNTPLTDEFNLAVSFP, encoded by the coding sequence ATGAAAATTTATAATATATTAACGGTTGCTCTTTTTGGAATCACTTTAGTAATGGGTTCTTGTAAAAAGGAGATAATAGCTTATGTAGACGATCCAAGACTCTATTTTTATGAGGAGGAAGCAACAGCAGCTAAATCAATTATTACTTCAAGATCTTTCTCTTTTGCAGGACAACCCGGTACTGTAACCCAACAAATTATACCTGTACAGGTAAAAATAATGGGCGAAAATTCTAATAAGGATCGATCTTTTAGTGCAGAGGCTGTGCCTGGTTTAACAAATGCCACACAAGGTACAGATTATAGGATCTTAGGTGGAACTATTGCCGCAAATAAGAATACCGGAACGCTCAATGTGATTGTGTACAGAATCCCTGGACTTGATAAAATTACAAAAACGTTGGTGCTTAAAATTTCAAATTCGGGCGACTTCAAACCAGCAACCCTTGAAAATTCCATATTTACCATCAATTGGAATGAAGCTTTAATTAAACCCGCAAATTGGGATACTTTTCCAGGGTTAGCTTCCTATTTTGGTGTATATAGTATGGTAAAGTGGAAATTCATTATTGAAACGTTAGGAATCACTTCTTTCCCTTTGGTTGCACCGGTTCCTGGAGCGAGTTTTTATTCAAATGCGGCAATGCTGGATTTTAAAGCACAATTGAAAGCCGCATTGATCATTCGCAATTTGTCTCCAAATACGCCTTTAACAGACGAATTTAACTTAGCTGTTTCTTTCCCTTAA
- a CDS encoding PKD-like family lipoprotein, which translates to MNYQKIFIPMLIGLTIALNACKKDLGNYTYHDVDVPVTEASSVKSVYDVEQNADLTISPEIKFNGNRDNLSYQWIAYVRSLSSVTIGPATQMGNSRVLSTKVSLAPGTYYLELIVTDKSNQSISTSRTLLNVLAPIETGMLFMHTLNNETDVDFIASKNLLPTGIEKRISNLLLSTQGSKMAGTGQMIGFSRRPNSLFNWVTIGTSQHIKRVNGFTFALWGTDAQLFRRSATTFNPQAHLNNYGNEFLINDGRLQVISWGTPTDALYSGEFTGDYVLAPYIYSYSFYSFGALLYDQKNGRFLNTGNVVTNLVFKTFKDITDQTKAFNPNNIGKDMLFMDHGFQDYAYAFFKDKTGAGRYLYVLNQSSTDEDNVPVAKYDMSALPEIQDAKYYQTSDLGNIAYYATDKKVYTYEYSGTNTAAISFSGIGANETITGMKLFKPLLNGYASAAEFVTSNNSIMYLSTWDGAQGKVYELRVNPVNGVITAQPLNTYSGFGRINGMMTKFRGTGT; encoded by the coding sequence ATGAATTATCAAAAAATATTTATTCCCATGCTAATAGGTTTAACTATAGCATTAAATGCATGTAAAAAAGACTTAGGAAACTATACCTATCACGATGTCGACGTGCCGGTAACAGAGGCAAGTTCGGTTAAATCAGTATATGATGTAGAGCAAAACGCAGATTTGACCATTAGTCCTGAAATAAAGTTTAATGGAAACCGAGATAATTTAAGCTATCAATGGATTGCATATGTTAGATCTTTATCTAGCGTAACCATTGGTCCAGCAACACAGATGGGAAATAGCAGAGTGTTAAGTACAAAAGTGAGTTTAGCGCCAGGTACTTATTACCTTGAATTAATTGTTACAGATAAATCTAACCAGAGCATATCCACTAGCCGCACACTATTAAATGTTCTTGCCCCAATAGAAACCGGTATGTTGTTTATGCATACATTAAATAATGAGACAGACGTTGACTTTATCGCAAGTAAAAACCTTCTTCCTACAGGGATTGAAAAGAGAATAAGTAATCTTCTACTATCAACTCAAGGCAGCAAAATGGCGGGAACGGGTCAAATGATAGGATTCAGCAGACGTCCAAATTCGTTGTTTAACTGGGTGACTATTGGAACTAGTCAGCATATAAAGCGGGTAAACGGCTTTACCTTTGCCTTGTGGGGCACAGATGCACAACTCTTCCGTCGTTCAGCAACAACTTTTAACCCTCAAGCCCATCTTAATAACTATGGTAATGAGTTCCTGATTAATGATGGTCGTTTGCAGGTAATATCCTGGGGTACTCCAACAGATGCTTTGTATTCAGGAGAGTTTACCGGCGATTACGTTTTAGCGCCATACATCTATAGCTACTCCTTCTATAGTTTTGGAGCATTGTTGTACGATCAAAAAAATGGCAGGTTCTTAAATACGGGCAATGTAGTTACTAATTTGGTTTTCAAAACATTTAAGGACATCACAGATCAAACTAAAGCATTTAATCCAAATAACATCGGCAAGGATATGCTATTTATGGATCATGGTTTTCAGGACTATGCTTATGCTTTCTTTAAGGACAAAACTGGTGCTGGACGTTATCTATATGTGCTGAACCAGTCATCTACGGACGAGGATAATGTTCCGGTAGCAAAATATGATATGTCTGCGCTTCCGGAAATTCAAGATGCTAAATACTACCAAACCAGTGATCTGGGAAATATTGCCTATTATGCAACTGATAAAAAAGTTTATACCTATGAGTACTCTGGCACAAATACTGCCGCCATATCTTTCAGCGGCATTGGTGCAAATGAAACGATCACGGGGATGAAACTCTTCAAACCCCTGTTAAATGGATATGCTTCAGCAGCAGAGTTTGTTACCTCCAATAATTCAATAATGTATTTGTCAACCTGGGATGGTGCACAAGGAAAGGTTTATGAGCTTAGGGTAAATCCGGTAAATGGCGTTATTACGGCACAACCTTTAAATACCTATTCAGGATTCGGTAGAATCAATGGCATGATGACAAAATTCCGTGGAACAGGAACCTAA
- a CDS encoding SusC/RagA family TonB-linked outer membrane protein, with protein MTFFAIAAKCRANIAQFVTDYYIILFMRVSLLLFITAIVSTNLLIASSVKGQAMEDVQVKIELKGESLTEAFKKIEAQTSFTFLYRNEDIIKVESLNIKDERIRLSALLEQLLEGSSLTFKQVGQRIVINKKASIQINIKANDKNLYSNPLQDSIFVLTGKVLESKTGLPVPGATVLSKVARINADSRGVFKIPVKLGDRLKITFIGYEPLEVTVKNAELLTVSLVESVQAMKEVVVTGLFTRKAESFTGTVSSFSQQELKRVGNVNVIQSLAILDPSFRIADNTSFGSNPNRLPEVTLRGAAGIPDLNSTYQNAPNLPLFILDGFETTVQKVYDLNMNMVASVTLLKDASAKAIYGSKAGNGVVVIETVRPAPGNIRLSYTGSLDVTAPDLTSYQMANSIQKVQAEVLGDKYVSAYPENQFPLTQQYAANQQLALSGVDTYWLAAPLQNGIGQKHNIYADGGTDAMSYSAGLNYNDLKGVMKGSDRRTLSGLVNLQYRTKNFSFRNNLSIDQNKGTNSSYGSFSAFSLMNPYWKMYGDDGKLIFSYPVGGSVVINPLYDATLNSKDYSKYTNITENFYAEWEAKKNLRFTARVGLASQANNTVYFIPATHSRYSNVSVSSPEYLNRGEYTIGNGRASSVSSDISAAYSFILGKHQVFSNLIYSIQETANNNNGMTMVGFPNDRLDDISFGRQYATGSKATGTENTSRSMGVTSAVNYSYDNRYLADVSIRASASSQFGADNRWGTFWSTGLGWNIHNEAFMKPLTFVNQFKLRGTIGSSGTQNFSAYQALTTYRYANDQVYSGEMGLKLIAMANPNLKWQQILDKNIGLDIGFINRVTLGFNFYQKDTQDLLSDQTLAPSSGFNTYKENVGKTRNQGVELNMNTRVYSNPANRIYVNVFASMAHNKNRLIKLSDALSALNAIQDAKFNGVYNGVNGPVNTKPLTRFAENQSMSAIWAVPSLGIDPSNGKEIFVKRDGSLTQIWSAADQVVVGDANPKYAGSFGSNLQYKGFTFNFAFTYRAGGQMYNQALVDKVENADINYNVDVRFLEGRWKTPGQVALFKDIKDRIPTKASSRFVQNDNEIIFSSINMGYDFSKLKFVKALNMNTLSVQANANELGRIGSVKTERGLDYPFARTISLSLQATF; from the coding sequence ATGACTTTTTTTGCAATAGCTGCAAAATGCAGGGCAAATATTGCCCAATTCGTAACCGATTACTATATAATACTGTTTATGCGTGTAAGTTTACTTTTATTTATCACTGCTATCGTCTCTACAAACTTGCTGATCGCATCATCAGTTAAAGGGCAGGCAATGGAGGATGTTCAGGTGAAAATTGAGCTTAAAGGAGAAAGTTTAACAGAGGCCTTTAAAAAAATAGAAGCTCAAACCTCATTTACATTTTTATATCGTAATGAAGATATTATAAAAGTAGAATCGCTGAATATTAAAGATGAGCGAATCAGATTAAGTGCTTTGCTGGAACAATTACTTGAAGGTTCATCGCTGACATTCAAGCAGGTAGGCCAGCGAATAGTAATCAACAAAAAAGCATCAATCCAAATAAATATAAAAGCAAATGATAAAAATCTCTACTCAAATCCACTTCAAGACTCAATATTTGTTTTAACAGGTAAAGTATTAGAAAGTAAAACCGGCCTGCCTGTACCTGGTGCAACTGTTTTGAGCAAGGTAGCGCGGATTAATGCCGACTCAAGAGGGGTGTTTAAAATACCTGTAAAACTTGGCGACCGCCTCAAAATAACATTTATAGGTTACGAACCACTAGAAGTGACTGTTAAAAATGCCGAGCTATTAACTGTTTCCTTAGTGGAAAGCGTACAAGCAATGAAAGAAGTAGTGGTCACAGGGCTATTTACCAGAAAGGCGGAAAGTTTTACAGGTACGGTTTCATCATTTAGTCAACAAGAATTAAAACGTGTTGGTAACGTCAATGTAATACAGAGTCTTGCTATCCTGGATCCATCATTTAGAATTGCCGATAATACAAGTTTTGGATCAAATCCTAACCGTTTGCCGGAGGTTACTTTAAGGGGAGCCGCTGGGATCCCTGATTTAAATTCCACGTATCAAAATGCACCTAATCTTCCTTTATTTATCCTTGATGGCTTTGAGACTACTGTTCAAAAAGTATATGATCTGAATATGAACATGGTTGCCAGCGTTACTTTATTGAAAGATGCTTCTGCAAAAGCAATCTACGGCTCTAAAGCTGGTAATGGAGTGGTCGTGATTGAGACTGTGAGGCCGGCACCGGGAAATATACGCCTATCCTACACTGGATCCCTGGATGTTACAGCGCCAGACTTAACAAGTTATCAAATGGCAAATTCAATACAAAAGGTCCAGGCAGAAGTGCTCGGTGATAAATATGTGTCTGCCTATCCAGAAAATCAATTCCCGCTAACTCAGCAATATGCTGCAAACCAGCAGTTAGCATTAAGCGGGGTGGATACCTATTGGTTGGCTGCTCCTTTGCAAAATGGTATTGGCCAAAAACACAATATTTATGCAGATGGCGGAACTGACGCCATGTCATATTCGGCTGGCCTAAATTATAATGACCTTAAAGGTGTCATGAAAGGCTCAGATAGACGTACACTTTCGGGCTTAGTGAATTTACAATACCGTACCAAAAACTTTTCTTTCAGGAACAATCTTTCAATTGACCAAAATAAAGGTACAAACAGTTCATACGGAAGTTTTAGCGCATTTAGTCTAATGAATCCTTACTGGAAAATGTATGGAGACGACGGAAAACTAATTTTTAGTTATCCTGTTGGGGGCAGCGTGGTGATCAATCCTTTGTATGATGCAACGCTCAATTCAAAGGATTATTCTAAATATACGAATATTACTGAAAATTTTTATGCAGAATGGGAGGCAAAAAAGAACCTCCGTTTTACAGCAAGAGTTGGTTTAGCTTCTCAAGCCAATAATACGGTATATTTTATCCCGGCCACCCATAGCAGGTATTCAAATGTTAGTGTTTCCAGTCCAGAATACCTAAACCGTGGTGAATACACCATTGGTAATGGACGTGCAAGTAGTGTTAGTAGTGATATTTCGGCAGCCTATTCTTTTATTTTAGGTAAGCATCAGGTATTTTCCAACTTAATCTATAGCATTCAGGAAACCGCTAATAATAATAATGGTATGACCATGGTCGGCTTTCCAAATGACCGCCTGGATGACATATCCTTCGGTCGCCAATATGCCACCGGAAGTAAAGCGACTGGAACTGAAAATACAAGTAGGAGTATGGGAGTCACCTCTGCAGTTAACTATTCGTATGACAATCGTTATTTGGCAGACGTTTCCATACGTGCAAGCGCCAGTTCGCAATTCGGAGCAGACAACCGATGGGGTACTTTCTGGTCTACTGGTTTAGGATGGAATATTCATAACGAAGCATTTATGAAACCCTTAACATTTGTTAATCAATTCAAATTAAGAGGAACAATCGGGTCAAGTGGTACACAAAATTTTAGTGCTTATCAAGCGCTCACTACCTATAGATATGCAAACGATCAAGTTTATAGTGGAGAAATGGGCTTAAAGTTGATTGCAATGGCCAACCCCAACTTGAAATGGCAACAGATTTTAGATAAGAATATTGGCCTTGACATTGGTTTTATCAATAGAGTAACCTTGGGCTTTAACTTTTATCAGAAAGATACTCAGGACTTACTCTCCGATCAAACTTTAGCTCCATCAAGTGGATTTAATACTTATAAAGAAAACGTTGGGAAAACAAGGAACCAGGGTGTAGAATTAAATATGAATACCAGAGTTTACAGCAATCCGGCAAATAGAATATACGTCAATGTATTCGCCAGCATGGCCCATAATAAAAACAGGCTAATAAAACTTTCGGACGCGCTGTCTGCACTTAATGCCATACAGGATGCAAAATTTAATGGTGTTTATAACGGCGTAAATGGACCAGTTAATACAAAACCATTAACCAGGTTCGCAGAAAATCAGTCCATGTCTGCAATTTGGGCTGTACCGTCCTTAGGTATCGACCCCTCCAATGGAAAGGAGATATTTGTGAAAAGAGACGGTTCATTGACGCAAATCTGGTCTGCTGCAGATCAGGTTGTGGTCGGTGATGCAAATCCAAAATATGCAGGTAGTTTCGGTTCCAATCTTCAATATAAAGGCTTTACTTTCAATTTTGCATTTACTTATCGTGCTGGAGGGCAGATGTACAATCAGGCTTTGGTTGATAAAGTAGAGAATGCAGATATCAATTACAATGTTGATGTTCGTTTTCTGGAAGGACGTTGGAAAACGCCTGGCCAGGTAGCACTGTTCAAGGATATAAAAGATAGGATTCCAACAAAAGCCTCCTCTCGTTTTGTTCAAAATGACAATGAAATCATCTTTTCTTCCATAAATATGGGATACGATTTTAGTAAATTAAAGTTCGTAAAGGCATTAAATATGAACACACTAAGTGTACAGGCTAATGCAAATGAACTTGGCCGTATTGGCTCTGTTAAAACGGAGCGTGGCTTAGATTATCCATTTGCAAGAACCATTTCTCTTTCTCTACAAGCTACCTTTTAA